From Clostridium sp. SY8519:
TCCGCAGCGGATATTCTACCGGCGAACTCCTGGCCTGCCTGATCATAAACGGAACGGAACTACCTTATGCAGAGGAACTGGCCGACCGTCTGTTTACTGTTCCGGGGATGACCTCCCTGTCACTGAACGTCAATCGTTCCAGGGGAAACCGAATCCTTGGAGAAGAAGTCATTCTCCTGCGCGGTCATGCAGCAATTACGGATACGATCGGCGCCGTGCGCTATCAGATTTCTCCGAAATCCTTCTTCCAGGTCAATCCGGTCCAGACGGAAAAACTGTACGCCACTGCGCTGGAATACGCCGGTCTGACCGGCGGCGAGACCGTCTGGGATCTGTACTGCGGCATCGGAACGATCTCTCTGTTCCTGGCACAGAAGGCGGCCAGAGTATACGGCGTGGAGATTGTTCCGGAAGCGGTCAGAGATGCGGAAAGCAATGCAGAGCTTAATGGCTTTGAAAACACCCGGTTTTTTGCGGGAAAAGCCGAAGAGATTCTGCCGGAATTTTACGAAAACGAACGGTATCAGGGCAGAAAACCTTATGCAGACGTGATGGTAGTGGATCCGCCTCGCAAGGGCTGTGACGCGGCGTTGCTGGAAACGATGCTGAAGATGCGGCCGGAGCGTATCGTATACGTCAGCTGCGATTCGGCGACGCTGGCCAGGGATCTGAAGATCCTGGCGGCCGGGGGATATGTGCTGCGGCGGGTGCGGGCGGCGGATATGTTTCCACAGGGGGTACACGTGGAGACGGTAGTCTTGATGTCAAAAAAAGATAAATAAGAGCCAGAAAGTGGCATATTTCCGGGCTCTTTCGGAAGTTTGGATTTGAAGCCAGACTTCTGAAAAAGCTCGGTTTTCTTATATTGAAACATATCTACTGCAAAAAGTGTGTCAGGATGTAACCTCGGATTAGATGTCACAATTTGAGACAGTGGATTAGATGCCAGGCATTTTGGGATGATTTTTGGAAAATGAAAAAGGGTGACAACCAATCCGGCAACTCGACCATTTTTGCGGTTTGCAGGCAGTGGATTAGATGTTAAGAGAGGTTATACAAATCGGAATTTGGAGGATAATAAGATGTTAGAATTTAAATATGATACTCAACTTTTAATAGAAGGCGAAAATCTTGACGAAGATAAAATTAGCGAATATTTCACAAACAATTTTAACGGAGATTGTTTGTTAGCAGTTGGAGATGAAGAACTTATAAAAATTCATTTTCATACAAATGAACCATGGAAAGTATTAGAATATTGTTCACAGCTTGGAGAAATTTACGACATTGTTATTGAAGATATGGACAGGCAAGCGAAAGGTTTAAAAGGCTAAATTCCAGTTTAATGTGTTTTCTATTGCGATGTTGCTGATGTGATTAAAGGTAATGGAGTAGCACCGTATTTTGGATCAGTTCCCGAACAGCATGTTTTTACCTTGACCAATTCCCAGACAGCAAGAACCTACGTGATTATGTTTCTCACTGTCTCGGGGCATGTGGAGACCGTAGTTCTGCTGTCACGAGTTAAGTAATATATAGGCCAGAAAAGGCTTAAAATCAAGGGATTCCTGAGATATGGCCAGTATATGGTGATATCCCCGGGATCCCTTTTTTAGTGCTTTGACAATAGTTCTGACCACTGGAAATTGCGAGGGCGAGGCTGAATAACTACTTTTTGGAGGGGGGAGACTATAGGATTATTGTCAGAAGAATCAAGATAAATACACTGTTTTTATTTCTGTTCGGGCGTGTGAATAATTCTCTGTAAATAAGATTTTCTATGATAATTATTGAGGGCTGGACGGCAGAACCTGCTGTTCAGCCCTTGGTTACTATCTAACAGAAATCCACAGGCATGTCAAGGGTACCCGACTCCGTCAGGCGTGCATTTCAACATTTACCTGCCAACGGATTTTTGTTATTCAGGCATCCGTTCCGGATACATGATCGATAATTCTCCGCGGACTCTGCCCCAGTTCCGGATCGGCATAGTCCATTTTTTGCATATTTCGAAGGATGATAAATATAAAGCTTTTAGCAAGGCTTGGGAACTCGGGAAAACGCTGCGCTGCCGGTTCAGTCGGCGGAACGACGAATTTAAGGATTCGATCGCATTTGTCGTATAGAAAGCCGTCCGCACGTCTTTCGAAAATTTGAAAATGGGCGAAATCGCATCCCAGTTTTCATGCCAGCGGTTCATGGCATGGGGATACTGACCGGACCATTTTTCTGTTACGCGGTCAACCTGCTCCAGCGCGGCCTTTTCATCCGCAGCTGTATCAATCGTCTTTAGGTCCTTGGCAAATGCTTTCATGTCCTTGTTCGCGACATATTTCAACGTATTACGCACCATATGGACAATACAGCGCTGCTGTTCTGTTTTAGGGAAGGCAGTGCTGATGGCATCCCTAATTCCCGTCAGACCATCGGAACAAAGGATCAAGATATCCTGTATCCCACGGTTTTTTAAGCTATTTAATACACTCAGCCAGTATTTGCTGCTTTCATTTTCGCCAATCACAATCGTTAGGATTTCTTTTTTGCCTTCATCATTGATTCCCAAGACAACATAAGCAGCAAGTTTTCGTATCACGCCGTCATCACGAACAGAAAAATGAACCGCATCAATAAAAACGATCGGATATACTGCGGAGAGCGGCCGGTTCTGCCATTCTTCAATTTTTGGCAGCAACTTGTCGGTAATATCAGAGACCATGCCTTCACTCACCTCGAAGCCATAAATGTCTTCGATCGTATCCGAAATCTGACGTGTGGACATTCCCTTTGCGTACATGGATATGATTTTTTCATCGATTGACGAAATATCTTTTTTACGTTTCGGAAGGACTTTAGGGGAAAAGGTGCTTTGCCGGTCCTGTGGGACATCTACCTCAAACTCACCATATTTACTGCGGACGCCTTTGGACTTTGTTCCGTTTCGATCATTTGGTTCGGAAGAACGCTCATACTTTTCGTAGCCAAGGTGGTTGTCCATTTCAGCTTCCAGCATTTCCTGGATCGTTCCGGACAGCAGATCTTTCAGGGCGTCCTGAATATCATCCGCTGTTTCGATATCGTACTCTTCAAACAGTCCCTGGATGATATTTCTTTTGTTTTCTGTCATGGGTTTCGGTTTGTAGACATTTCGCTTTTTGTTTGCCATAATCAAAGGCCTCCTATAAATTTGATTTTATCATAGAAGACCTTGATGATACGATTAAGTATTCATTTTTACAGAGATTATTTCATAGGCGGGGGTGCGGACGTTTTCTTGGACAGCCTAGGCAACCAATCCAAGAGATCGCCTGTACTCCACAGGGCTCAAATACCCTAACGATTTCTTGATTCTTTTTTCATTGTACCAATGAAGGTACAGATCTAACTCACGTGAGAATTCCTCCACGGTCACACCCGTCCAGTCCTGATTGTAGAAGAACTCATTTTTTATTCGTCCAAATAAACCTTCACAAGCAGCATTATCTGGAGAGCACCCTTTCTGTGACATGGATCTGGTATACCCGTTTATCTTCATTCTCTCGATCCAACCTGGCCAGCGATAGTGGCATCCTCGATCCGTATGAATGATTGGTTTGGAGTTTGCGCCTATGTTCGCAATCACATCGTCGAGCATGCCGTTGACGAGATCGGCATTTGGATGTTCGCTTATTCTCCACGTGACCAGCATTCCATCGAAGCAGTCTACTGCCGGAGACAGATATACCTTGCCGGCCGGAATAGCAAACTCGCTGATATCCGACAAAAGAAGTTCGTCTGGTTTCTCGCTATGAAAATCTCTCTGTACTTCGTTTGGAACAGCAGGACTGATTTCCCCCTTATACGAACTGTATTTCCTCGTTTTTCGGATTTTTACTTCAAGACCCTCTTCCTTCATCACTCTGCGAACGACCTTCTCCGAGACCTTTATCCCTGTCTTTTTTAGTTCTGCATGGATCCTGCGATATCCATACCGAGCTTTGTTTTCAAGGAATATACGAACAACTTCATGGCGCAGATACTCATATTTATCTTCTGCTGCAAAAGCCTTTATCTGATAGTAGTAACTACTCCTTGACAGTTTCATTCTTCGAAGCAGGATCGGTAGCGGGTACTTCTCCTTCATGGCGTCGATTACCGCTACTTTCTCCCTGTTCTTCAGGTCCTTCCAGTCGACGCCGGGGTCTTTTTTTAATACGTTAATTGTCTCCTTTAAGATATCTACTTCCAATTGGAGCTCGTACATCTGCTTTCTGAGCGATTCGACTTCTTCTGAAGATATCTTTTCATCCATATCCGGTAATTTTCCCGGCCTGATATTTTTCGTGTTCATCAGAGAAGCTGCACCTCCTTGAAGATATCGCTTTCGCCACATATATATGCTGGCTCGGCTGTATTCGATCTCCTCTGATACTGATTTTACACTCTCTCCATTCTCAAAGCAACGACGAAGCACTTGCAGCTTAAACTCCGCCGGAGGATTTCTGGGGTGCTCGGTGGTGTTTTTAAGATTAAGTTTTTTTCGCTTTTCTTTTGTTTTTCCCTCGTTACGAATCCAGGTATACAGTTGCTTTCTGCTGGGATAACCAAGTTGACGTACCACATCTGTAACAGATCCTGTCTGATGGAAAACATGCAGTGCCTTTGTTCTCTGTTCTTCTGAATACATCATTGACTCCTTTCAGAGCCCTATATGTGTCCAGGTTTTTGTCCGCACCCCCGGCTCTGGTAAGCTGCC
This genomic window contains:
- a CDS encoding IS256 family transposase, whose translation is MANKKRNVYKPKPMTENKRNIIQGLFEEYDIETADDIQDALKDLLSGTIQEMLEAEMDNHLGYEKYERSSEPNDRNGTKSKGVRSKYGEFEVDVPQDRQSTFSPKVLPKRKKDISSIDEKIISMYAKGMSTRQISDTIEDIYGFEVSEGMVSDITDKLLPKIEEWQNRPLSAVYPIVFIDAVHFSVRDDGVIRKLAAYVVLGINDEGKKEILTIVIGENESSKYWLSVLNSLKNRGIQDILILCSDGLTGIRDAISTAFPKTEQQRCIVHMVRNTLKYVANKDMKAFAKDLKTIDTAADEKAALEQVDRVTEKWSGQYPHAMNRWHENWDAISPIFKFSKDVRTAFYTTNAIESLNSSFRRLNRQRSVFPSSQALLKALYLSSFEICKKWTMPIRNWGRVRGELSIMYPERMPE
- a CDS encoding IS3 family transposase codes for the protein MMYSEEQRTKALHVFHQTGSVTDVVRQLGYPSRKQLYTWIRNEGKTKEKRKKLNLKNTTEHPRNPPAEFKLQVLRRCFENGESVKSVSEEIEYSRASIYMWRKRYLQGGAASLMNTKNIRPGKLPDMDEKISSEEVESLRKQMYELQLEVDILKETINVLKKDPGVDWKDLKNREKVAVIDAMKEKYPLPILLRRMKLSRSSYYYQIKAFAAEDKYEYLRHEVVRIFLENKARYGYRRIHAELKKTGIKVSEKVVRRVMKEEGLEVKIRKTRKYSSYKGEISPAVPNEVQRDFHSEKPDELLLSDISEFAIPAGKVYLSPAVDCFDGMLVTWRISEHPNADLVNGMLDDVIANIGANSKPIIHTDRGCHYRWPGWIERMKINGYTRSMSQKGCSPDNAACEGLFGRIKNEFFYNQDWTGVTVEEFSRELDLYLHWYNEKRIKKSLGYLSPVEYRRSLGLVA
- the rlmD gene encoding 23S rRNA (uracil(1939)-C(5))-methyltransferase RlmD, translating into MKKNDELTVRIEDISVSGEGIGRAEGLVLFVKDTVPGDLARVRIMKMKKTYGYARLMELLEASQDRVEPRCPSARSCGGCQLQHMSYARQLQFKTEKVRNNLMRIGGFDEALLQQIMEPIIGMEDPWRYRNKAQFPVGKDRNGHIVTGFYAGRTHRIIPTRDCMLGIEENQEILDLIIVHMERYHIEPYDESTGKGLVRHVLIRSGYSTGELLACLIINGTELPYAEELADRLFTVPGMTSLSLNVNRSRGNRILGEEVILLRGHAAITDTIGAVRYQISPKSFFQVNPVQTEKLYATALEYAGLTGGETVWDLYCGIGTISLFLAQKAARVYGVEIVPEAVRDAESNAELNGFENTRFFAGKAEEILPEFYENERYQGRKPYADVMVVDPPRKGCDAALLETMLKMRPERIVYVSCDSATLARDLKILAAGGYVLRRVRAADMFPQGVHVETVVLMSKKDK